The genomic segment AATTTCGTAGAATACAGATGTGAGGATCAAGAAGGTGGGAAGGAgctgatgaaattttgggTCAACGTGTTGCCATAAATACGAGTTgtaatctttttttttgtataAATAACCGTCGGTGAAACTCAATTGTCAACATGACAGAAATATATGGTTCAATCCTGCAAGGTGCCTGTCAATTTTGCCGAGAAAAAATTAACGAAAACATTTCCTCCATTTATCGGGGCGTCAAACGATCTTCGCCATTCTCAACAAAGGAATGGAAAACAGGAGTAGCCAATCGTCAAATTGAATGCTACAAGTTGGTATAGGAGCTCTAACAGTCCCATAGAATCAAAAAAGTCAGTATGCGGATACGTATACCATTAACTTTGAGCAAACCTCGAAACTTAAAGATTGTTATTACCACATTAGCGCTATGCACACTCTTACTTATAGGGTATAACTATACACATCTTTTACTACCGTTGAGATTTAATGGCGGTGAAACGTCCGTAAAAGGGATTCAGTCACCGTTACCACAGGATGCACCTACAACGAAACTCTATAACGACCAAAGAAAGGGAAACGACGTACTATTGACACTAGTCAGGAATTCAGAAATAAATCAGCTTGTGGGGACTATTGAAAGCTTTGAGGAGAGTTTTAACTCTAAATATCACTATGATTGGTGGTTTAtgaatgatgaagattttacaCAAGAGTTTCAAGAGAGGGTAAAAGAAGTAGTGTCAGGTAGAACAAGGTTTATTAAGATACCAAAAGAATTATGGTCATATCCTGACTACATCGACCGAGAGAAAGCTGATGCTTCGAGACAAGCTTACAAGAAAGCGAGAATCATGTACGGCGAGAGTGAATCCTACAGATTCATGTGTAGGTTCAATTCTGGAATGTTTTACAGATTaccagaattgaaagacaTTGAATACTACTGGAGAATTGAACCAAGTACCAGGTTTAATTGTGAAATTACCTACGATGTTTTCCAGTATATGAGAAACCATAACAAGCTCTATGCATTTAACATGGCATTACAGGAGGATGTCAGAACGATCCCTACTTTATGGAATTCAACGATGGAATTCTTAAGGGAGAACCCTCAAGCTGTCGACAAAGACAACTTGGCTGGTTTTGTCTCTGATGACGGTGGTAACTCCTACAATTTATGCCACTTCTGGtccaattttgaaattgcaaacatgcaatttttcagaagtCCAGTCTATGAAAGttattttgaatttttagatcGTAAAGGGGGGTTTTTCTACGAAAGATGGGGCGATGCTCCTGTTCATACTTTAGCGGTCTCACTAATGCTGCCTGCCgatcaaattcattttgTTGCCAATACTGGTTACTTCCATAAGCCAAACCAAGACTGTCCTCCCAATGAAGAGTTACGAGATGCCCTACACTGTCAATGCAGTCCACGTTCTGATTTCACTTGGCACAAGTACAGTTGCGTCCACAAGTTTTTCCACCTACAGAAAATGGTTAGGCCTGATACCTTAGAACATATTTCAATGATTTATCCAACCATCTACGATACTATTATGAATGCTAAGGATTGATTGACTTTTCGGCGTAAATCCTCCGATATATCGGAGTTTCAGCAAAAGCTAAACAAAAGACGTTAtataaagaaagaaaggGAATAAAGGTACCAGCATAAGATTGACTCTCGAAACGGATGAACTTTGGATATATAGACTAGAGTTGATGAATATCCTTCACTGCATGTTCACGTGATTGTAAGCCAATGATAACAACTTTTTCTTCGCTGCGATTATGTCCCTCTGGAAGCCGAATCtctaaaatcaaaaaagTTTCAACAACTTTAAAGAGACCGTACTACATTGCCATTCAGAGGACTTAAGAGTGCGAACGATGGTTTCTGTATGTTTAGAGGATgctttttttattttttttttgaagcGTACATTCAGAATTTGTAATACTAACAATTCTCCTTCCCTTAATGCAGTACGTCTCTAGATTAGCAGGTAAGACTGCTCCACATTTCGGTAGAATCACCCCATACAACTTGTTGACTTATGCTCCAAATCTAATGCTTTGGGGTGGTGCCTGGTGGGCAGGTGTGTTTGTCTTCACTGAAGCTTGGCCCAAATTCCAAGAAACTTTCTACCAAAAGATTCCATTGTTTGGTGGTCACTGGATTAACGAAATCCCACCTGAAGACAAAATAAACTAAGTTACATCTTCAGTCAATGCCCCTTTACcattaatattatcaatattatcaatattatcaatattattatttattcAAAGTATATAAATGAGATAAGATCACCATGAAAAGTAATATGGAAGCTGCGTACGCGCTTATACTTGTAACAAGCGAGATGCAAATGCAAAGGGATGAGAATAAGAAGCTTCGTATCATTCACATATATACACATCATAACATTTCTAAAACGACATGagaaataaaaagaaacaCATTAGCTGAAACTTAGAATCTGGAGCTGGATCCTATCAATTTGATAGCTGCATTATCCAATACAACAGCGTTCGTCGTAACGTCCAAGGTTTGGAAAATAACGGTACCATCAGCCCTTTTCCAAGCTTTAACTTTTAATTTGTCACCGGGGAAGACTGGTGCAGTGAATCTTACTTTCAACTCCCCAAATGCACCAAAATTCTCGTACAGCGCCTTGACGGTAACACCTAAAGTGCCTAATCCATGTAAGATAGGTTTTGGGAACCCGACTGCTCTCGCAGCTTTGGGATCAATGTGTAACGGGTTATAATCACCGGAAAGTCTGTAAAATGTTGCTTGATCAGTTGTAGTGGTGACGTCAAGTTCCGCTGTAGGTGGAGTATTTGAAGGTGCTTTGAAAGCAGTAGTTGCGAATTTAGCTCTAGGAGCAAAACTACGATTCTTGGTACCGGGAGCACTAGCACCTCTGACGAAGAAAGTACCTTCATTGACAGAGACTAACCTGTTAGTCTTAATATCATAAGTTTCAGAACCGCCTACTATCACTGCACCTTTACCGCGCTTATCCGAAACTTGCAATGGCTTAACGACCGTCTTCAAAGTACCATTAGTAGCCAAAGATCCGTTTTGAGCTATTCTAAAATACTGCTCACCGTGTAACAATTTAGCATAGTCGTAATTATCAACTAACTCATGCATCTTAAGACCACCCGTAACGCCCTCCATAAATGGGATGACGGCAAAAGAAGGCAACActtggaatttcaaatcgTTTTCATAAACGTATTGCTGTTCGTTACTCTTAGCACCTAAACCCATGTTGTAAATGATACTGTCTCTGTCACTGTAGTTAaaaatatcattatcaGATCTACTGCTGGCCAAATATTGAGCAGCTTGTACAGCTCTTAAAATGAGAATAGACGCGTCAGTAAACGTAGCAGGGTATTGCGGTTTAGAAAAATCAACAACTTTATCCCAGTTAGCTGCGAGAGTATCTAGATTGGCATCATCACCTATAGCAACGAAACCTGAACTTCGTTGGAATCTAGTCTTACCTACCCATCCACCACCAACTTCAAATAATTGTCCTCTAACACCTGCTTTACCTGCTTGACGTTGTAATTCCTCAGATGATAACAAAACGATAAAGGGTGAAACTTGACTAGGTTCAAAATggttttgtaattcttctttcccAAAGATAGTCTTTGTCATAGCAGTTTCAGCATGAGGAGCAATGATATTAACAACAATACCCTTCTTTGCACCTTCAATGGCAATTGTCTTCGAAAATCCAAGAATAGCAGACTTGGCGGCTGCATAATTGGCTTGACCAAAGTTACCGTAGATACCGGAAGTAGAGGTCACATTGATTATGTAACCAGACTTCTGTTTCACAAATACCGACCAAACTGCTTTGCACATAGAATAAGTAGCGAACAGATGTACCTGCAATACCGCAAACCACTCATCTTCCGTCATCTTTTTGAAGGACCTATCTCTTAAGATACCCGCGTTGTTAACAAGCACATCCACACGTCCAAAATTCTTAATTGCATTCTCCACGATTTGAGGAGCTTCTGTAATGATATTATGAGTATCTGCTATAGCGGTACCAGATCCGTACTTGtcatttaattctttcaCAACGGAATGTGGATCTTTAATGTCATTAATGACCAATTTAGCACCATATCTGGCAAACCAATTGGAATGAGTACCACCAAGGCCACCACCAGACCCAGTGACAATTACAACTTTACCTTTTAAAGAAGTAATCTTGATGGATCCCTGTGGATTATCGTGCGGTAATCTTTTGCCCTTTGTAATTAGATCATTATAATCAGAtaattgaattggatgTTGTGTCTTGTTAAATGGTTTATCGGCAAAATCATTAACGGAAGACCATTTGTTCAATATACTCTCTGGTGTGAAAGTCTCCTCATTAGggttaaagatttgaccAGATGATCTTTCCCATCTAACTTGACCATACCAACCACCAGCTACTTCAAAGATAGAATTGGTTACTTGAGATGATTCGTGTGTTAAATAAAGCACCAATGGTGCAATCTTTTCAGGCCCCAGTTGCTTCAAAATGTGAGCTGGTAAAAGATCTTCAGTCATTCTAGAATTGGCAAGAGGAGCAATCGCATTCGCCTTAATGTTATATTTAAAACCTTCTTTGGATAAAGTCTCTGCAAGTCCCACGAGACCCAATTTAGCCGCAGAATAATTGGCTTGACCAAAATTACCATAAAGACCCGCAGGCGAACTGGTGTTTACAATACGACCAAATTTTTGTTGAACCATGTATGGCCAGGCGGCATGCGATAGCTTATAAGCGCCATTTAAGTGGACGTCAATTACCTGTGTGAACTGTTTCTCATTCATCCTAGCAAACGAGGCGTCTCTCAATATACCTGCATTATTAACAAGAATATCAACACGACCAAAGTTATCGATAGCAGTTTTAACAATACCCACACCATTATCACTCACAGAGTCGTAATTAGCCACTGCAGTACCACCCAATTGAATAATCTCTTCTACCACTACATCCGCTGCGCGATTATCTGAaccactaccaccaagagATCCACCCAAATCATTAACAACCACCTTAGCACCTCTTTTGGCATATTCTAATGCATAAACCCTACcaagaccaccaccagcaccgGTAATAATGACTACCCTCCCTTTGAAGGATAATCCTGACATTTCGTATTATATTGTCttaatttttgttttcctATTTCTCTTCTGTTATAGTGTTTTCTACTCTTTGTCAATACTAACAAGAAGATACTAACACCAACCTTATCGAATTACTCTCCCTTATATATTTCTCTTTCCCTTTCCTAAGTGCGGAGACTCAAGTTAACCGCCGTCACTTGTTTTTTCAAACCAAGTGGGGGAATACCGCCGCTGCCCCTTATGCCCGGCCGGGGATTGTTTCTAAGTGTCCGAGGTAAAATCACGATTGACGAGATATTTTCAAGAGCGGCTAACCTAGAGAAGGAAGAGACAAAGGGAATAGTAGTATAAAGTATAGAAACCGTTGATTCTCAAGACCGTATTTCATAGTCACCTGTACGGCATACATATTTCACGCCCTTGAACAGTCTTTTACCCCTGTTGTTTTCTCTTAGATTAGTTGTAGATCTAACGTTTATTCTCCGTAGCCCTATGCCACTTGGTAACATTCCCTCGTTTGCATAACTCACACCTACACGTTGTATCCTTACTGGATGTTTAGAGTCCTCAACACATCCTCTTAGAACAGGTAATGAACCCACAGGTGTTTCACTATCAAAGATCCATGTACCTCTACCTGGGTGTACACTATTGTCAAATCTACCATGCGTATTTCTCAGCACCTTGATCTTaccatcttctaattgACTGCGTTCTTTCTTTGCCTCCGTATCCATTTCGGCATCCCTCTGAGCTTCTTCCTCCtgttcttccaattcttgtatACGGGGTTGTAGTTCTATTTGAAGCTTTAGATCTTGAATATGCGGTACTGATGGggaatttgaaatattgaCATGgacttcaaattcatcacgATTTAGACCGAGGCCATCCTTATAAATCACTGATACGAGACCCACTGGACTTGTCACTTTAACTTTGGGATTCATGTCGAGATCAATCGTATAATTCAGTAAGTTACAATTACCATCGGGTGGTATAAAACACAGAGACGATGGTGAGCCTTGCGGCATTTCCACGCATTGGTGCATTGATGGCGCATACATTTCGTTACCAGCTAAGTCCATATCCATTTCCACCGTAGGGTTACCGCTTAAGTAGCTTTTAACATTTACTTGGCCGTTAATGGTACCTGAAACCATTTGAACTGAGTTATTCCGATGATGTGTCTGGTAGATAACATGAACGGTCTCGATGATATCTACGTAAATTTCATCACTCGTGTATTTCAGATGGCCACTTCTCCAAGGAACAACTTCTTCACTCTCCAGAATTTCTGGTGTAGCCGCTAAGATACCTTGACGTGGTTGACGCACAGCTCTTTGAAGAGTATGTGCGGTATTATTAATCATCTTGGACAGATCTGATTTAACCGGTATAACCCTTCTAATTCTATTACTGTTAAGGGAGCCCACACAGGGCTCACCGGAATCGATGGACATGTAGAAAATCATGGTAATACGATCATAATTGTTGACAATCTTGGTAACGGTCAATTTATCCTTATCGAAGTATTCCAGTAATGTTTGATCTAACAGCTGCAAAAATGTAAAAGTATCAGTCTGCGGCCTTGAGTCTGCTCCTGAAGCCAAACAGTAGTAGTTCAAATTGTTAACTTGTGAGTGGTACTTGTACACCTCGAGATCTTTGGCTATGCAACAGTGGAATAAAGGTGTATTATcgttttcatcatctttgGAAAGTAATCCTGGACAAACCGCTCTAATCCGAGCTAAGAGATGAGAGAAAAGAGGTGAATTTGAGCCCAAAAGATATTGGAAAACTAATGAATTCTTTGAGTCCGTAATATAAAATGCAATGAACATAATTCCTTAAGATTTTTGGACTTTCAGAGCTCAAAATATGCCAATCTGTCTTTACACGCCAAGCTCTTATTTTTTGGACAAGCgtagtgaaaaaaaagagcTGAGAATACATGTTGAAGAGTATAATACACCGATTTGTTGGAGAAAAAGGG from the Zygosaccharomyces rouxii strain CBS732 chromosome B complete sequence genome contains:
- the APM3 gene encoding Apm3p (similar to uniprot|P38153 Saccharomyces cerevisiae YBR288C APM3 Mu3-like subunit of the yeast AP-3 complex which functions in transport of alkaline phosphatase to the vacuole via the alternate pathway clathrin associated protein medium chain) is translated as MFIAFYITDSKNSLVFQYLLGSNSPLFSHLLARIRAVCPGLLSKDDENDNTPLFHCCIAKDLEVYKYHSQVNNLNYYCLASGADSRPQTDTFTFLQLLDQTLLEYFDKDKLTVTKIVNNYDRITMIFYMSIDSGEPCVGSLNSNRIRRVIPVKSDLSKMINNTAHTLQRAVRQPRQGILAATPEILESEEVVPWRSGHLKYTSDEIYVDIIETVHVIYQTHHRNNSVQMVSGTINGQVNVKSYLSGNPTVEMDMDLAGNEMYAPSMHQCVEMPQGSPSSLCFIPPDGNCNLLNYTIDLDMNPKVKVTSPVGLVSVIYKDGLGLNRDEFEVHVNISNSPSVPHIQDLKLQIELQPRIQELEEQEEEAQRDAEMDTEAKKERSQLEDGKIKVLRNTHGRFDNSVHPGRGTWIFDSETPVGSLPVLRGCVEDSKHPVRIQRVGVSYANEGMLPSGIGLRRINVRSTTNLRENNRGKRLFKGVKYVCRTGDYEIRS
- the QCR10 gene encoding ubiquinol--cytochrome-c reductase subunit 10 (similar to uniprot|P37299 Saccharomyces cerevisiae YHR001W-A QCR10 8.5 kDa subunit of the ubiqunol-cytochrome c oxidoreductase complex), yielding MVSYVSRLAGKTAPHFGRITPYNLLTYAPNLMLWGGAWWAGVFVFTEAWPKFQETFYQKIPLFGGHWINEIPPEDKIN
- a CDS encoding glycosyltransferase family 15 protein (similar to uniprot|P27810 Saccharomyces cerevisiae YOR099w KTR1 mannosyltransferase involved in n-linked and o-linked glycosylation) translates to MRIRIPLTLSKPRNLKIVITTLALCTLLLIGYNYTHLLLPLRFNGGETSVKGIQSPLPQDAPTTKLYNDQRKGNDVLLTLVRNSEINQLVGTIESFEESFNSKYHYDWWFMNDEDFTQEFQERVKEVVSGRTRFIKIPKELWSYPDYIDREKADASRQAYKKARIMYGESESYRFMCRFNSGMFYRLPELKDIEYYWRIEPSTRFNCEITYDVFQYMRNHNKLYAFNMALQEDVRTIPTLWNSTMEFLRENPQAVDKDNLAGFVSDDGGNSYNLCHFWSNFEIANMQFFRSPVYESYFEFLDRKGGFFYERWGDAPVHTLAVSLMLPADQIHFVANTGYFHKPNQDCPPNEELRDALHCQCSPRSDFTWHKYSCVHKFFHLQKMVRPDTLEHISMIYPTIYDTIMNAKD
- the FOX2 gene encoding bifunctional hydroxyacyl-CoA dehydrogenase/enoyl-CoA hydratase FOX2 (similar to uniprot|Q02207 Saccharomyces cerevisiae YKR009C FOX2 Multifunctional enzyme of the peroxisomal fatty acid beta-oxidation pathway has 3-hydroxyacyl-CoA dehydrogenase and enoyl-CoA hydratase activities) → MSGLSFKGRVVIITGAGGGLGRVYALEYAKRGAKVVVNDLGGSLGGSGSDNRAADVVVEEIIQLGGTAVANYDSVSDNGVGIVKTAIDNFGRVDILVNNAGILRDASFARMNEKQFTQVIDVHLNGAYKLSHAAWPYMVQQKFGRIVNTSSPAGLYGNFGQANYSAAKLGLVGLAETLSKEGFKYNIKANAIAPLANSRMTEDLLPAHILKQLGPEKIAPLVLYLTHESSQVTNSIFEVAGGWYGQVRWERSSGQIFNPNEETFTPESILNKWSSVNDFADKPFNKTQHPIQLSDYNDLITKGKRLPHDNPQGSIKITSLKGKVVIVTGSGGGLGGTHSNWFARYGAKLVINDIKDPHSVVKELNDKYGSGTAIADTHNIITEAPQIVENAIKNFGRVDVLVNNAGILRDRSFKKMTEDEWFAVLQVHLFATYSMCKAVWSVFVKQKSGYIINVTSTSGIYGNFGQANYAAAKSAILGFSKTIAIEGAKKGIVVNIIAPHAETAMTKTIFGKEELQNHFEPSQVSPFIVLLSSEELQRQAGKAGVRGQLFEVGGGWVGKTRFQRSSGFVAIGDDANLDTLAANWDKVVDFSKPQYPATFTDASILILRAVQAAQYLASSRSDNDIFNYSDRDSIIYNMGLGAKSNEQQYVYENDLKFQVLPSFAVIPFMEGVTGGLKMHELVDNYDYAKLLHGEQYFRIAQNGSLATNGTLKTVVKPLQVSDKRGKGAVIVGGSETYDIKTNRLVSVNEGTFFVRGASAPGTKNRSFAPRAKFATTAFKAPSNTPPTAELDVTTTTDQATFYRLSGDYNPLHIDPKAARAVGFPKPILHGLGTLGVTVKALYENFGAFGELKVRFTAPVFPGDKLKVKAWKRADGTVIFQTLDVTTNAVVLDNAAIKLIGSSSRF